From Alkaliphilus flagellatus, the proteins below share one genomic window:
- a CDS encoding MurR/RpiR family transcriptional regulator, whose protein sequence is MNLSKLTERYSELTGLEKKIIEYIMNNSEKVIHLTANEVAEILYVSKTSVINLSKKLGFDGYSELRYYVKDYVQNKKKKEELLSFEDILGNIQDEVTKTLALQSEENIKVIAEKIINSRIVYIIARGASKPIADLLSSRLALLRVKSIFISDPNLIDVLGEGLDKEETLFVMSLSGETEKILTITKAARARSIDVIALTSFSSNSLQKLANYNMFCFADDTETKYNDLISRIGLHTLTHILITYIDMHGKE, encoded by the coding sequence GTGAATCTAAGCAAATTGACAGAGAGATATTCGGAGCTTACTGGGCTTGAGAAAAAAATTATAGAGTATATAATGAATAATTCAGAAAAGGTAATTCATCTTACAGCTAATGAGGTAGCAGAAATATTATATGTCTCAAAAACCTCTGTTATTAATCTGTCTAAAAAGCTTGGTTTTGATGGTTATAGCGAACTTAGATACTATGTAAAAGATTATGTTCAAAACAAAAAGAAAAAGGAAGAGCTTCTATCCTTTGAAGATATACTAGGCAATATCCAAGATGAGGTAACTAAAACCTTAGCTCTACAAAGTGAGGAGAATATAAAGGTTATTGCAGAAAAAATAATAAATTCAAGGATAGTATATATAATTGCGAGGGGAGCTTCTAAACCTATTGCAGATCTCTTAAGCTCTAGATTAGCATTGCTTAGAGTGAAGTCTATATTTATTAGTGATCCTAATCTTATAGACGTGTTAGGAGAAGGACTCGACAAAGAGGAAACCCTTTTTGTTATGTCCCTATCTGGAGAAACAGAGAAAATATTAACTATAACTAAAGCTGCTAGGGCAAGAAGCATAGATGTTATTGCATTAACTTCTTTTTCTAGCAACTCATTACAAAAGTTAGCTAATTATAATATGTTTTGCTTTGCCGATGATACGGAAACAAAATATAACGATTTGATTTCAAGAATTGGCTTACACACACTAACCCATATTCTAATAACGTATATCGACATGCATGGAAAGGAGTAA
- the fabZ gene encoding 3-hydroxyacyl-ACP dehydratase FabZ — MELNSVEIQNLIPHRYPFLLVDKIIEMEPGKSAVGIKNVSINEPFFQGHFPGQPIMPGVLIVEAMAQVAAVTCMGSEENKGKLGVFTGIDNCKFRRQVVPGDTIRIEIEMTAFRRGIGKAEAKAYVEDQLACSANLTFALIDRN; from the coding sequence ATGGAATTAAATAGTGTTGAAATACAAAATCTTATTCCACATAGATATCCTTTTTTATTAGTAGATAAGATTATCGAAATGGAGCCAGGAAAAAGTGCAGTAGGTATTAAAAATGTGAGTATAAATGAGCCGTTTTTTCAGGGCCATTTTCCGGGTCAGCCTATTATGCCAGGGGTTTTAATTGTAGAAGCCATGGCACAGGTAGCAGCAGTTACGTGTATGGGATCAGAAGAAAATAAAGGGAAACTAGGTGTTTTTACTGGAATAGATAATTGTAAATTTAGAAGGCAGGTAGTACCAGGGGATACAATTCGTATAGAAATTGAAATGACAGCTTTTAGGAGAGGTATTGGCAAGGCAGAGGCAAAAGCTTATGTAGAAGATCAATTAGCTTGTTCTGCAAATTTAACATTTGCATTAATTGATAGGAACTAG
- a CDS encoding spore coat protein: MNITLTQKERLLLEDQKSHEELCIKKYTDYANRAQDPQLKQMFEKHAQHEQQHLNTINQILNGQVPAMNNQQGQGSQQGGQQGGMQNQQQSGQGTQSIKQIQNASTSGSYNEKDKEFCDDLLMTEKYVSGTYDITIFECGDNNLRQTLNHIQKEEQQHGADIFNYMQSHGMYTPQ, from the coding sequence ATGAATATAACATTAACACAAAAAGAAAGATTACTTTTGGAAGATCAAAAAAGCCATGAGGAATTGTGCATTAAAAAATATACTGATTATGCAAATAGAGCACAGGACCCTCAACTAAAACAAATGTTTGAAAAACATGCTCAGCACGAACAGCAACATTTAAACACAATTAATCAAATACTTAATGGACAGGTTCCAGCTATGAACAATCAACAAGGCCAGGGTAGTCAACAAGGTGGACAACAGGGTGGAATGCAAAATCAGCAACAGAGTGGTCAAGGAACGCAAAGTATTAAACAAATACAAAATGCATCCACATCTGGAAGCTACAATGAAAAAGATAAGGAATTTTGTGACGATCTACTGATGACAGAAAAATATGTCTCTGGTACATATGATATTACTATTTTTGAATGTGGAGACAATAACTTAAGACAAACACTTAACCATATTCAAAAAGAAGAGCAACAACATGGAGCGGATATATTTAACTATATGCAAAGTCACGGAATGTATACACCGCAATAA
- a CDS encoding ABC transporter permease → MRIKQKAAAYPYIGWLLVFIVVPLILVLYFSLTSQGGEFTLENYRRFMDPVYGKVLLRSLNLALISTVFCLILGYPMAMIIARTDISKRNLMVLLFVLPMWMNFLLRTYAWMTLLGKNGVINNILQALNLPALNLLYNNGAVVLGMVYNFLPFMILPIYSVLSKIDNTLIEAAKDLGANEVTVFRKVIFPMSLPGVVSGITMVFMPAVTTFVIPRLLGGGQYMLIGNLVEQQFTYVYDWNFGSAISIIMMVFILIAMAIMTKYDDQKEEGGLW, encoded by the coding sequence ATGAGGATAAAACAAAAAGCTGCGGCTTACCCTTATATAGGATGGTTATTAGTTTTTATAGTTGTTCCTCTAATTCTAGTTCTTTATTTTAGTTTAACATCTCAGGGTGGAGAATTTACTCTGGAAAACTATAGACGTTTTATGGACCCTGTTTATGGAAAAGTACTTTTACGTTCATTAAACTTAGCTCTTATATCTACAGTGTTTTGCTTAATATTAGGTTATCCTATGGCTATGATTATTGCTAGAACGGACATTTCTAAGCGAAACTTAATGGTTCTTCTTTTTGTACTACCTATGTGGATGAACTTTTTACTTAGAACATATGCTTGGATGACTTTACTAGGGAAAAATGGAGTTATTAATAATATATTACAAGCCCTTAATCTTCCTGCACTAAATCTTTTATATAATAATGGGGCTGTAGTTTTAGGTATGGTATATAATTTCCTTCCATTTATGATACTGCCTATATATTCTGTACTTAGCAAGATAGATAACACTTTAATAGAAGCAGCTAAGGATCTAGGGGCAAACGAGGTTACTGTATTTAGGAAGGTAATCTTTCCAATGAGTCTACCAGGGGTAGTATCTGGTATTACTATGGTTTTTATGCCAGCGGTTACAACCTTTGTTATTCCAAGACTTTTAGGCGGGGGACAGTATATGCTTATTGGAAACTTGGTAGAACAGCAGTTTACTTATGTATATGATTGGAACTTTGGTTCTGCTATATCTATAATAATGATGGTATTTATTTTAATAGCTATGGCAATTATGACTAAATACGACGATCAAAAAGAGGAGGGAGGATTATGGTAG
- a CDS encoding ABC transporter permease, with translation MVGKFIKRFYTFLIFVFLYAPIVTLIAFSFNESRSRGKWGGFTLRWYKELLYDAPIKNAFYYTMVIALLSAVIATIIGTIAAVGIYNMGFLGKKVVLNLNYLPVLNPDIVTGVSLMTLFIFINLELGFLSMLLAHITFCIPYVVLAVLPKLKQLNKHLAEAAMDLGATPFYAFRKVILPEIMPGIVTGALMAFTLSIDDFVISFFTAGKGVTNLSIAVYSMARRGINPKINALSTLMFLGVLGLLLIINKRTVVENKGGVKK, from the coding sequence ATGGTAGGAAAATTTATTAAAAGGTTTTATACATTTTTAATATTTGTGTTCCTATATGCTCCCATAGTCACTTTGATTGCCTTTTCCTTTAACGAGTCCCGATCTAGAGGAAAATGGGGAGGATTTACTTTAAGATGGTACAAAGAGCTTCTCTATGATGCTCCTATAAAAAATGCATTTTACTATACTATGGTAATTGCACTATTATCAGCGGTTATTGCTACAATAATTGGAACTATAGCTGCGGTGGGTATTTATAATATGGGATTTTTAGGTAAGAAAGTGGTGCTTAACCTTAACTACTTGCCTGTTTTAAATCCCGATATTGTAACAGGTGTATCCTTAATGACATTGTTTATATTCATTAATTTAGAATTAGGATTTTTATCTATGCTACTTGCCCACATTACTTTTTGTATACCCTATGTAGTGTTGGCAGTTTTACCAAAGCTAAAGCAGTTGAATAAACATTTAGCGGAGGCAGCCATGGATTTAGGTGCAACACCATTTTATGCATTTCGTAAGGTTATTTTGCCAGAAATTATGCCAGGAATAGTTACAGGAGCATTAATGGCCTTTACACTTTCTATAGATGATTTTGTTATCAGCTTTTTTACAGCAGGTAAAGGGGTTACTAATCTTTCTATAGCTGTCTACTCTATGGCAAGAAGAGGAATTAACCCTAAAATAAATGCATTATCTACACTAATGTTTTTAGGAGTACTAGGTCTACTTTTAATTATTAACAAAAGAACTGTTGTTGAAAATAAAGGAGGAGTTAAAAAGTGA
- a CDS encoding GAF domain-containing protein, which translates to MVNLKGIEKMNEKQRLNYLLMLLEGQLDSEKDALANISNASALIYAIIDGLNWAGFYFMKDGELVLGPFQGLPACNRIKLNSGVCGSAATTRKTQLVPNVHEFPGHIPCDSASNSELVIPIIKDDIVYGVLDLDSPELNRFTELEANYFEKFVEKLNKYIDWKELTYGIK; encoded by the coding sequence ATGGTTAATTTAAAAGGTATCGAGAAAATGAATGAAAAACAAAGATTAAATTATTTATTAATGCTATTAGAGGGGCAGTTAGATTCTGAAAAGGATGCACTAGCTAATATATCGAATGCTTCTGCCCTTATATATGCCATAATAGATGGATTAAACTGGGCTGGATTTTACTTTATGAAGGATGGGGAGCTAGTATTAGGACCTTTTCAAGGATTACCAGCTTGCAATAGAATAAAGTTAAATAGTGGAGTATGTGGATCTGCTGCAACTACTAGAAAAACTCAGCTAGTACCAAATGTCCACGAGTTTCCAGGGCATATTCCATGCGATAGTGCTTCAAATTCGGAGTTAGTTATTCCTATTATTAAGGATGATATTGTATATGGCGTTTTAGACTTAGATAGTCCAGAACTAAATAGATTTACGGAATTAGAAGCAAATTATTTTGAAAAGTTTGTTGAAAAACTTAATAAATACATTGACTGGAAGGAGCTTACATATGGAATTAAATAG
- a CDS encoding N-acetylglucosamine-6-phosphate deacetylase — translation MYLYCENIYTPEGFQKGYLEVVDGKIKGIYNEATSDDIIDYSDNVIIPGFIDIHLHGWATGSFWYEGTKESIENMSKELVKVGVTSYLATSGTDSIEQINRYLAEGKKAVDNWSPDKGAQALGFHLEGPFINKEYKGMQKEEYCLDPSIELLKGFFESAGKENVKLITMAPELPGAEEFIKYVNNEGIQISIGHSAAEFEDVERLKDLGLGGFTHTFSGMRGFHHRRLGTAGAAMYFDDMYAEFGKQTGMTVKPEAFKIVYRLKGPEGIILSTDCTGLAHVTEPFHHYIRKCTFIPDGDYVKLVYDDGTEERISKSDYDSVKDLELSFLGSVRNVVKNVQASISDIVKMASENPAKYIGVYEAKGSIEPGKDGDILVIDDEWNLLDAYVGGVKQNIK, via the coding sequence ATGTATTTATACTGTGAGAATATTTACACTCCAGAAGGTTTTCAAAAGGGCTATTTAGAAGTAGTAGATGGGAAAATAAAGGGTATTTATAATGAAGCTACATCAGATGATATAATCGATTATAGCGATAATGTTATTATACCTGGATTTATCGATATTCATCTTCATGGTTGGGCAACTGGGTCTTTTTGGTATGAAGGTACCAAGGAATCTATAGAAAATATGTCCAAGGAACTAGTAAAAGTAGGGGTTACATCTTACCTAGCTACTTCAGGGACAGATTCCATAGAGCAAATAAATAGGTATCTTGCTGAGGGGAAAAAGGCAGTAGATAATTGGAGTCCAGACAAGGGCGCACAGGCCTTAGGTTTTCATTTAGAAGGTCCATTTATAAACAAAGAGTATAAAGGTATGCAAAAAGAAGAGTACTGCTTAGATCCTTCTATAGAGCTATTAAAAGGCTTTTTTGAAAGTGCAGGCAAAGAAAATGTTAAATTAATTACCATGGCACCAGAACTACCAGGAGCTGAGGAATTTATTAAATATGTAAATAATGAAGGTATTCAAATTTCTATAGGCCATAGTGCAGCAGAGTTTGAAGATGTTGAAAGACTGAAGGACCTAGGTCTAGGTGGTTTCACACATACTTTTAGTGGCATGAGAGGATTTCACCATAGGAGGCTGGGTACCGCAGGTGCAGCTATGTATTTTGATGATATGTACGCAGAGTTTGGTAAGCAAACAGGTATGACTGTAAAGCCTGAAGCCTTTAAAATTGTTTACAGGCTAAAAGGCCCAGAAGGTATTATATTAAGCACAGATTGTACAGGTCTTGCTCATGTTACCGAGCCATTTCATCACTATATTCGTAAGTGTACATTTATTCCTGATGGGGACTATGTTAAACTAGTTTATGACGATGGAACAGAAGAGCGAATAAGTAAATCTGACTATGATAGCGTTAAGGACTTAGAACTTAGCTTTCTTGGTTCTGTTCGTAATGTAGTAAAAAATGTACAGGCATCTATTAGTGACATAGTAAAAATGGCTTCGGAAAATCCAGCAAAATATATTGGAGTATATGAAGCTAAGGGATCTATAGAGCCTGGTAAAGATGGAGATATTTTAGTAATTGATGATGAATGGAACCTACTTGATGCATATGTAGGAGGAGTAAAGCAAAATATTAAATAA
- a CDS encoding NAD(P)-dependent malic enzyme, giving the protein MDVKEMSLKLHEEKVGKIEVASKIRVANNEDLSLAYTPGVAEPCKKIHENKENAFKYTAKGNLVAVVTDGTAVLGLGDIGPEAAMPVMEGKSILFKEFANVDAFPICLDTKNVDEIVNIVKAISPTFGGINLEDIGAPRCFEIEERLRKELDIPVFHDDQHGTAIVATAGLINALKIVNKRLDDIVVVINGAGAAGVAITKMLNSMGVKDILLCDRQGIIYSGPHNNIYKEAMASITNKNKRQGSLEDAMEEADVFIGVSAPDIVTKDMVKAMNVDPIIFALANPIPEIMPHVAKEAGASVIASGRSDFPNQINNVLAFPGIFRGALNARAKEINEEMKLAAAYAIANLVNDDELNAEYIIPNPFDKRVAERVASAVEEAARKTGVTRR; this is encoded by the coding sequence ATGGATGTAAAAGAGATGAGCCTAAAGCTTCACGAGGAGAAAGTTGGTAAGATTGAAGTAGCTTCAAAGATTAGAGTAGCAAACAATGAAGACTTAAGTTTAGCATATACTCCTGGAGTAGCTGAACCATGTAAAAAAATACATGAAAACAAGGAAAATGCATTTAAATATACCGCAAAAGGTAACTTGGTAGCTGTCGTGACTGATGGTACTGCTGTGTTGGGTTTGGGGGATATAGGCCCAGAAGCGGCCATGCCTGTAATGGAAGGTAAGTCCATATTATTTAAGGAATTTGCCAATGTAGATGCATTTCCAATTTGTCTTGATACAAAGAATGTAGATGAAATTGTTAATATTGTAAAAGCAATTTCCCCCACCTTTGGAGGCATTAACCTAGAGGACATTGGAGCACCAAGATGCTTCGAGATTGAAGAAAGACTTAGAAAAGAGCTAGATATACCTGTATTTCATGATGATCAGCATGGAACAGCTATTGTTGCTACTGCTGGACTTATTAATGCATTAAAAATAGTTAACAAAAGGCTTGATGATATAGTTGTTGTTATTAACGGAGCTGGGGCTGCAGGTGTTGCTATTACGAAGATGCTTAACAGTATGGGAGTTAAAGACATTCTGTTATGCGATAGACAGGGCATCATTTACTCAGGTCCACATAACAATATATATAAGGAAGCTATGGCTAGTATAACTAACAAAAATAAAAGACAGGGAAGCTTAGAAGATGCTATGGAGGAGGCTGATGTATTTATTGGTGTATCAGCACCAGATATAGTAACAAAGGATATGGTAAAGGCTATGAATGTAGATCCGATTATATTTGCCCTAGCTAATCCTATCCCTGAAATTATGCCCCATGTTGCAAAGGAAGCAGGAGCTAGTGTAATAGCTTCTGGCCGTTCAGATTTCCCTAATCAAATAAATAACGTTTTAGCCTTCCCAGGTATCTTTAGAGGAGCATTGAATGCAAGAGCAAAGGAAATTAATGAGGAAATGAAATTAGCAGCAGCCTATGCAATAGCAAATCTCGTTAATGATGATGAATTAAATGCTGAATATATTATACCGAATCCATTCGATAAAAGGGTTGCAGAAAGAGTTGCAAGTGCAGTAGAAGAAGCAGCTAGAAAAACTGGTGTGACAAGAAGATAA
- a CDS encoding family 4 glycosyl hydrolase → MNREKQIVTIVGCGSTRTPALIGSLVNYKERFPLKKLILFDISKERIDAQKDYIRLVMEEHCPEVELLFTDDEDKAYVGTDYVFCQMRAGNFEMRSHDEKIPLKHGLVGQETCGPGGFAYGMRSITPMVNMVKKIREYAPEAWILNYTNPAAIVAVALDKVFPDDKKILNICDQPYSMIKSFAKILDVDMYDIEPRYFGLNHFGWFTKLYHTPSGEDLLPKLKDYLTNHEFKPFNAEQRDPSWLETYKNVNRMMAHFPEYLPNTYLQYYFFSDEIVRESNPEFTRADEAKKGREKQVLDICKQAREQNSLDGLPLLIGQVHGNMMVEVAESIAYDLKKVFVVMVRNEGIISNLPKDAIVECAGELTKNGAEAYPYGEVDTFYKGLLENQYAYEKLTVEACLEGNYQKAIQALTLNRTIINPNKAKAVLDDLMEVNGEYWKLK, encoded by the coding sequence ATGAACCGTGAAAAACAAATAGTTACAATAGTTGGGTGTGGAAGTACAAGAACTCCTGCATTAATAGGAAGTCTAGTTAATTATAAAGAGAGGTTTCCCCTTAAAAAACTAATTTTATTCGATATTAGTAAAGAGCGTATAGATGCTCAAAAGGACTATATTAGATTAGTAATGGAAGAACATTGTCCAGAAGTGGAACTTCTATTTACAGATGATGAAGATAAGGCATATGTAGGTACAGACTATGTATTTTGTCAAATGCGAGCTGGAAACTTTGAAATGAGAAGTCATGACGAAAAAATTCCACTAAAACATGGTTTAGTAGGACAAGAGACCTGCGGACCAGGAGGCTTTGCCTATGGTATGAGGTCTATTACACCTATGGTAAATATGGTTAAGAAAATAAGAGAATATGCGCCTGAGGCTTGGATATTAAATTATACAAATCCAGCTGCTATAGTTGCTGTAGCATTAGACAAAGTATTCCCTGACGATAAAAAAATATTAAATATATGCGATCAGCCTTACTCAATGATCAAATCTTTTGCAAAGATATTAGATGTAGATATGTACGACATTGAGCCTAGATATTTTGGATTAAATCACTTTGGATGGTTTACAAAGCTTTACCATACACCAAGTGGAGAAGATTTACTTCCAAAGTTAAAGGATTATTTGACAAACCATGAATTTAAGCCATTTAATGCTGAGCAAAGAGATCCATCTTGGTTAGAAACCTACAAAAATGTTAATAGAATGATGGCTCATTTCCCAGAGTATTTACCTAACACATATTTACAATATTATTTCTTCTCAGACGAAATAGTAAGAGAGAGCAACCCTGAATTTACAAGGGCAGATGAGGCTAAAAAAGGTAGAGAAAAGCAAGTATTAGATATTTGTAAACAAGCTAGAGAACAAAATTCATTAGATGGATTACCGCTGCTTATTGGTCAAGTTCATGGAAACATGATGGTAGAGGTTGCAGAATCTATTGCTTATGATTTGAAAAAGGTATTTGTAGTTATGGTAAGAAACGAAGGCATTATTTCAAACCTACCTAAGGATGCTATAGTTGAATGTGCTGGAGAGCTTACTAAAAATGGAGCAGAAGCATATCCTTATGGCGAAGTAGATACCTTTTATAAGGGACTACTGGAAAACCAATATGCCTACGAGAAATTAACAGTGGAAGCGTGCTTAGAGGGAAATTATCAAAAAGCGATTCAGGCCTTAACTCTAAACAGGACCATAATAAATCCAAATAAGGCAAAGGCAGTACTAGATGATTTAATGGAAGTTAATGGTGAATATTGGAAATTAAAGTAA
- the potA gene encoding spermidine/putrescine ABC transporter ATP-binding protein → MSQHIIDLKNITKVYDGDTLVLDNINLYIRKNEFLTLLGPSGCGKTTTLRIIGGFEYPTAGDVFFEGKRINDLPPYKRQINTVFQKYALFPHMSIFENIAFGLRIKKISEKEIKIKVEEMLQLVGLKGFEKRTVDSLSGGQQQRIAIARALVNEPEVLLLDEPLGALDLKLRKEMQIELKKMQQRVGITFVYVTHDQEEALTMSDTIAVMNGGKIQQIGSPEDIYNEPKTAFIANFIGESNIVEGTMIKDYLVEFANQTFDCVDKGFEDNADVDVVVRPEDIEITTPEKGMLKGKVISTTFKGVHYEMIVEENERQWKIHDTIMAPMGSHIGMNMAPDLIHIMKRSR, encoded by the coding sequence GTGAGCCAACATATCATTGATTTAAAAAATATCACTAAAGTTTATGACGGCGACACATTGGTTTTAGACAACATCAATCTTTATATTAGAAAAAATGAATTTTTAACGCTATTAGGTCCAAGTGGATGTGGTAAAACTACCACATTAAGAATTATTGGTGGTTTTGAATACCCAACGGCGGGTGATGTTTTTTTTGAAGGAAAAAGAATCAATGATCTACCTCCTTACAAAAGACAAATAAACACTGTATTTCAAAAATATGCTTTGTTCCCACATATGAGCATATTTGAAAATATTGCTTTTGGACTTAGAATAAAAAAAATCTCTGAGAAAGAAATTAAAATAAAAGTAGAAGAAATGCTACAGCTTGTAGGACTAAAAGGATTTGAAAAAAGAACTGTAGATTCTTTAAGTGGTGGACAACAACAGAGAATAGCTATAGCTAGAGCCTTGGTTAACGAACCAGAGGTCCTTCTATTAGATGAGCCTCTTGGTGCTTTAGACTTAAAACTTAGAAAAGAAATGCAAATAGAGCTTAAAAAGATGCAACAAAGAGTAGGTATTACCTTTGTTTATGTTACTCACGATCAAGAAGAAGCCCTTACTATGTCAGATACAATTGCTGTTATGAATGGTGGAAAGATTCAACAAATAGGGTCTCCAGAGGACATTTATAACGAGCCAAAGACAGCATTTATAGCTAACTTTATAGGTGAGAGTAATATTGTAGAAGGAACCATGATAAAAGACTATTTAGTTGAGTTTGCAAACCAAACCTTCGATTGTGTAGACAAGGGGTTTGAGGATAATGCAGATGTGGATGTTGTAGTAAGGCCAGAAGATATTGAGATAACTACTCCGGAAAAGGGTATGTTAAAGGGAAAAGTAATTTCTACAACATTTAAAGGTGTTCATTATGAAATGATAGTGGAGGAAAATGAAAGACAGTGGAAAATCCACGATACTATTATGGCGCCTATGGGAAGTCATATTGGTATGAACATGGCTCCAGACTTAATCCACATTATGAAAAGGAGTAGGTAG
- a CDS encoding phosphatase PAP2 family protein: MSDVTFILWLQQFSNELLDKFFVLTTMMGNPEYYMIIIPFLYWCVNKKQAFRFTMFFLISSYTNSVIKGSTGRSRPPADQVRILYGESTGGSTSFPSGHAQGTAALWLYASYYFKKAWLTILAIIIIALVSLSRLYLGLHYPIDIIVGIALAAIILVIYNLLYEPIANIIGSLPFVLRLIIPFLLIPILLMLPGHDKGMVVGFSIGLLSGYQLQERYLYFDESGSIIEQVIKFILGIAGLFGLKTGLKMLFASSDIIQISPLIADVIRYTAVGLWATYGAPWVFVKLRLSKKNRRWKYIF, translated from the coding sequence ATGTCAGATGTTACATTTATTTTGTGGCTACAACAGTTTTCTAATGAATTGTTAGATAAGTTTTTTGTATTGACTACAATGATGGGAAATCCAGAATACTATATGATAATTATACCTTTTCTATATTGGTGTGTTAATAAGAAACAGGCTTTTCGATTTACAATGTTTTTCCTAATTAGCTCTTATACTAATTCGGTTATTAAAGGGTCAACAGGTAGATCAAGACCACCAGCAGATCAGGTTAGAATACTATATGGAGAGTCAACTGGTGGATCAACATCCTTTCCTAGTGGACATGCTCAAGGAACAGCGGCATTATGGCTATATGCCTCCTATTATTTTAAAAAAGCCTGGCTTACAATTCTTGCTATTATTATAATCGCTTTAGTATCTTTATCTAGACTATATTTAGGACTGCATTATCCTATAGACATAATAGTAGGTATAGCATTAGCTGCAATCATTCTTGTAATATATAACCTTCTATATGAGCCTATAGCTAATATTATAGGAAGTCTTCCATTTGTGCTTAGACTTATTATACCTTTTTTATTGATTCCAATATTATTGATGTTACCAGGACATGATAAGGGCATGGTTGTAGGTTTTTCTATAGGGCTTCTTTCTGGATATCAGTTACAAGAGAGATATTTATACTTTGATGAAAGTGGTTCCATTATAGAGCAAGTAATTAAGTTTATTCTTGGGATTGCAGGGCTATTTGGATTAAAAACAGGGCTAAAGATGTTATTCGCATCATCGGATATTATTCAAATATCTCCTTTAATAGCAGATGTTATTAGGTATACGGCCGTTGGTCTATGGGCAACCTATGGGGCACCTTGGGTTTTTGTTAAGCTAAGACTTTCTAAAAAAAATAGAAGATGGAAATATATATTTTAG
- a CDS encoding ABC transporter substrate-binding protein: MKRRFKLVIAFLVVSMMAALVVGCSSSSKETLTVYNWGDYIDESVLKEFEKEFGVRVIYDTFSTNEDMYVKLKAGGTSYDVAIPSDYMIERMIKEDMLEKVDMTKIDNYKYIDDKFKNLDFDPNNEYSVPYMWGTVGVLYNEEIVKEPVDSWDILWNEKYKGQILMMDSQRDSIGITLKKLGFPLNSRDTKELELAKEELIKQKPLVMAYVVDEGKDMMIGGEAALAVAWSGDAVFMMEQNEDLRYVVPKEGSNLWFDNMVIPKGTKNKELAEKFINFMTRPEISLKNVEYIGYSTPNTGTVELLDEEVANDEVAYPSDEVIENCEIFLDPSDFLKEYDRIWTEIKAY; the protein is encoded by the coding sequence GTGAAAAGAAGATTTAAATTAGTTATTGCCTTCCTAGTTGTTTCTATGATGGCGGCTCTAGTAGTGGGTTGTTCTTCTAGTTCGAAGGAAACTTTAACTGTTTACAACTGGGGAGATTATATAGATGAGTCTGTATTGAAAGAATTTGAAAAAGAGTTTGGAGTAAGGGTAATATACGATACATTCTCTACTAACGAAGATATGTATGTAAAGCTTAAAGCTGGTGGAACTAGCTACGATGTAGCAATTCCATCGGACTATATGATAGAACGTATGATAAAGGAAGATATGCTAGAAAAAGTAGATATGACTAAAATTGATAACTATAAATATATTGATGATAAATTTAAAAACTTAGATTTTGATCCTAATAATGAATATTCAGTTCCATATATGTGGGGAACTGTAGGTGTACTTTACAATGAAGAAATTGTAAAAGAACCTGTAGATAGCTGGGATATATTATGGAATGAAAAATACAAAGGGCAAATTTTAATGATGGATAGCCAGAGAGATTCTATTGGAATTACCCTTAAAAAATTAGGTTTTCCTCTTAACTCCAGAGATACTAAGGAACTAGAATTAGCAAAGGAAGAGCTAATTAAGCAAAAACCACTAGTTATGGCCTATGTTGTGGATGAAGGAAAGGACATGATGATTGGTGGAGAGGCAGCACTTGCTGTAGCTTGGTCTGGAGATGCAGTATTTATGATGGAACAAAATGAAGATTTAAGATATGTTGTGCCAAAGGAAGGCAGTAATCTATGGTTTGATAATATGGTTATTCCTAAAGGTACAAAAAACAAGGAGTTAGCAGAAAAGTTTATTAATTTTATGACAAGACCAGAAATAAGCTTAAAAAATGTTGAGTATATTGGTTATTCAACACCTAACACAGGAACTGTAGAGCTTTTAGATGAAGAAGTTGCAAATGATGAAGTTGCTTATCCTTCTGATGAAGTTATAGAAAACTGTGAAATATTTTTAGATCCAAGTGACTTTTTAAAGGAATATGATCGTATTTGGACAGAGATTAAGGCATATTAA